A region of Gracilinanus agilis isolate LMUSP501 chromosome 3, AgileGrace, whole genome shotgun sequence DNA encodes the following proteins:
- the CKAP2 gene encoding cytoskeleton-associated protein 2, with amino-acid sequence MSAITLHLPASQRSQPLFKEQRRQKLEEYLAKKKAISGLKLQEKQITSNSNCNRKASGDTIQKVPKALKLTSTKMDDKENANRPIWRKIIPTVERNGAPLKSTNLLTNSAIDIDACYPKNYDQIIQVPSNEDDPKIRSISLSQTFRLQRNNNEKQLIAEKLKQDTALLKKPVLGSYRGRVVQSKVNSFRKPSTVTDESSMTSKKTSNTILKTRPQSVSSSNLPVKGCQITSCQITSVSTKSDSTATSQNKTTFQRYGKKQVDFIQNKEKEAIVRTSANVTIRKEPNKKIIPLSKPVLSNVKTNLNSGKKENEAQSKCKTFGAATTRVSEAKPASSFSTKFREDSKIVDKRRYTLAKAPISTGRTTLTKESAEERRARLVEWQNDKRRVIKRSSTIGLSVPPAAPAAPAPPNMELPKEKPVESFWTTIAEEDEQRLFTDKVNKIFSEYLNLINKGCPREEVLLTLKELIVKIPDAKKLVKYWVCLARLEPVTSPIENIIAIYEEAILAGAQPMEEMRHALADILTMKSQVKSNDGENDDEVCSANEEVKKLCDEVINQDKVDVDGTSTEENSESKDIDKTRNVKLQVFEREQEEKAEDSTSVLGTPDKETSGSYVIKYNVSTTPYLQSVKKKMNFDENSASFKDLKFLTPVRRSRRLQEKFCKLPDMLKDHYPCVSSLEQLAELGSETSAYICRPNTALCTTSLEEEIEQTEMKL; translated from the exons ATGAGCGCCATCACCCTGCACCTGCCTGCTAGTCAGAGGTCCCAGCCTCTGTTCAAAG aacaaagaagacaaaaactTGAGGAATATCTTGCAAAGAAAAAAGCCATTTCTGGCTTAAAATTACAGGAAAAACAGATAACCAG caATAGTAACTGTAATAGAAAGGCATCTGGAGACACAATCCAAAAGGTACCAAAAGCTCTGAAGCTTACTAGCACCAAAATG GATGATAAAGAAAATGCTAATCGGCCCATATGGAGAAAAATTATTCCAACAGTAGAAAGAAATGGTGCTCCTTTAAAATCTACCAATTTATTGACAAATTCAGCTATAGATATTGATGCATGTTATCCTAAGAACTATGATCAAATTATACAAGTGCCATCAAATGAAGATGACCCTAAAATTCGCAGTATCTCACTTAGCCAAACCTTTCGccttcaaagaaataataatgaaaaacaactCATTGCAGAGAAGTTGAAGCAAGATACTGCGTTGCTAAAGAAACCAGTCCTTGGTTCTTATCGTGGTAGAGTTGTCCAATCTAAAGTTAACTCATTTCGAAAGCCATCAACAGTTACAGATGAAAGTTCTATGACAagtaagaaaacttcaaatactATTCTTAAAACAAGGCCTCAGTCTGTAAGTAGCAGCAACTTACCTGTGAAAGGTTGTCAAATAACAA GTTGTCAAATAACAAGTGTTTCCACTAAATCCGATAGCACTGCTACTTCCCAGAACAAAACAACTTTTCAGCGTTATGGGAAAAAGCAAGTTGACTTTATCCAGAACAAGGAGAAAGAAGCCATTGTTAGAACCTCTGCCAATGTTACTATCCGAAAAGAGCCTAATAAAAAGATAATACCTCTATCAAAGCCAGTACTATCAAATGTCAAGACAAATCTGAATTctggtaaaaaagaaaatgaagctcaaTCAAAATGTAAGACATTTGGAGCTGCAACCACTCGTGTTTCTGAAGCCAAACCTGCTTCATCTTTCAGTACCAAATTCAGGGAAGATTCCAAAATTGTTGATAAGAGAAGATACACTTTAGCAAAAGCACCAATCAGTACAGGAAGAACTACCTTAACCAAAGAATCAGcagaagagagaag AGCTCGTCTGGTTGAAtggcaaaatgacaaaagaagagtAATTAAAAGATCATCTACAATTGGTCTCTCGGTTCCACCTGCTGCACCTGCTGCACCTGCTCCACCCAACATGGAATTACCAAAAGAAAAACCAGTTGAATCTTTCTGGACCACCATCGCAGAAGAAGATGAGCAAAGATTATTCACTGATaaagttaacaaaatattttctgaatatttGAACTTAATTAATAAG GGATGTCCACGAGAAGAAGTACTTTTAACACTGAAAGAGCTCATTGTAAAAATTCCAGATGCCAAGAAACTTGTTAAGTATTGGGTATGCCTTGCACGCCTTGAACCAGTTACAAGCCCTATTGAAAATATCATAGCAATATATGAAGAAGCCATTCTTGCTGGGGCTCAG CCTATGGAAGAAATGCGACATGCACTTGCAGATATTCTAACAATGAAGAGTCAAGTGAAGAGCAATGATG GGGAGAATGATGATGAGGTTTGTTCGGCTAATGAAGAGGTCAAAAAATTATGTGATGAAGTTATAAATCAGGATAAAGTTGATGTAGATGGGACATCAACAGAGGAAAATTCAGAATCAAAAGATATAGATAAAACAAGGAATGTAAAACTACAGGTGTTCGAAAGAGAGCAAGAGGAAAAAGCAGAAGATTCAACAAGTGTTTTAGGGACTCCTGATAAGGAAACCAGTGGGTCTTATGTCATTAAATATAATGTGTCAACTACTCCATACTTGCAAAG TgtgaaaaagaagatgaattttgATGAAAATAGTGCTTCGTTTAAGGATTTGAAGTTTCTGACACCAGTGAGGCGTTCTCGACGTCTTCAGGAAAAGTTTTGTAAATTACCAGATATGTTAAAAGACCATTATCCCTGTGTTTCTTCACTGGAACAATTAGCAGAACTGGGAAGTGAAACCAGTGCTTATATATGCCGTCCAAATACTGCATTATGTACAACTTCCCttgaagaagaaatagaacagacagaaatgaaactttaa